TTTTCCGCCGAATATTACGCTTTCATTGTCGAAGGATTGAGGTTCTTTTCGGGTAAAGGTGAATACATAAGTACAATTGCCGAAGCAGTGCCCCTGTTTTTGACCGGGCAGGGAAAACTCACCTTCTCGGCAGTACTGGGAAGTTTCGGGCCTTCTTTCCTGGTTGCACTGGCAGGATTTTTCCTGCTTATCCTTGAATCAAAAAGCGAAAAATCAAAACCAGAATGTATATTCTTCCTTGTGTGGACACTTTTTTATGCATATCTTGCCCTTTCCCAGAGGCGTTTTACCTATCTTTTTGCAGTAAATGTCTCGATTCTTACTGCTTATACTCTCATGATTCTGCTTGATTCTCTTGATTTCGAGAAAGAGGTAAGAAAACTGGTAAAACCCGGAAAGAAAACAGAGAAGAATTCCGAATCTATTCCTCAAACAGGAAAAAAAGTATCATTAAAAACCAGATCAAAGTCAAAAATCAGACAGGGAACAGAATCAAAGGGCAAGACTGCCGAACCTGATTATTTTAAACTTGTTTCTGGAGTTGCACTGATAGGATTTGTCTTTGTATCATCTATATGGATAGGTGTTGCTTTTGCAAAAGATGCAACTTCAATTGGTCCAGAATGGCAGGATTCCCTTGAATGGCTTGAGGCTTCCACTCCTGAGACCTCCTATTACCTTGAACCTTCGGAAACTCCTGAATACGGAGTCCTTAGCTGGTGGGACTACGGAAACTGGATAGTGTATGTAGGAAAGCGGCCTGCAGTCTCAAATAACTTCCAGACAGGAGTAGAAGATTCTGCAAACTTCTTTTTAACAGATTCCGAAGAGGAAGCAAAAACAATAATTGAAAAGCTCAATATAAAATACATAATAACCGACACTCTAATGGCAGAAGGCAAATTCAGTGCCATTACCGAGATAGCAGGAAAAAATATCAGCGACTATTATGAAATCGGAACAGTGAAAGAAAATACAGGCCTCAGAACCGTTGTAACTCCCAAAAAGGCTTTTCTACATACCCAGATATATAAGCTTCACAAACTTGACGGAACATCTCTTGGAAATTTCAGGCTGGTCCACGAGAGTGCTATGAATACCACAGAGAATGAAAGCGGTAAAGAAAATACTGTAAAGGTATTCGAATATGTCAAAGGAGCCACATTTTCAGGCACCGTTAACCCTAACGAGACAGTGATGGCAACACTTGAGCTCAGATCAAACACAGGCAGGACATTCGTGTATCAGAAAGGTGACGTAGCTGACGAAAAAGGTCTGTTTGAGATAACTGTCCCCTATTCAACTGAGAGCACAGGAAACGGAGTTCATGCAACATCCGACTATTCGCTGACCGCAGGAGAAAACTCAACTCTCACTGAAGTTCAGGTAACTGAAAACGATATTTTGAACGGGAGCAGAATAGAGTTAAACATCCCTGACTGAAACAGAGAAGAATAAAAGAAATCTGAAAAATAGAGGGAAAGAAAAAAATCTTTCCTTTAGAGGGAAAGAAAAAGATCTTTCCTTCTTTCCCCTGTTAAAAGTTTAAAGATGGCGATCTTACCGAAGAAGCTTATATTTCTTAGATTTTGTTTCCAAAATTTGTTCTGTATTTTAAAGTTTATTCAGCTGTACTTTCCACTCCGACAGCGCTCAGGAACCTTTTGACAACTGCTTCGTTAACGAGCCTCAGGAGTGTCTGCCTGTCCTTTGTGGCACTGAATACCCCGAGAGGTATCTGAGCACCTGCTGCATTTGCGTGCCCGCCTGCGTCTTCTCCGAAAGCCTGACGCATAATCTCTCCAAGGTTGACTCTGATATCGGTGCTGCGCCCGGAGATATAGATGCGGTCCTCAGTAACCCCGAAGACAACGGTTGTGGAGATTCCCTCAAGGCTCAGGAGATAGTCCGCAGCCTGAGGAAGGGTATCCCTGTCGCGTATGTTTCCGACATTTGAAAGGAGGTAACTTCCGAGGACCTGCCGGTTCCGGATGGCTTCCCCGAGAACTTCAAGAGTTTCTATAGCCATTGAAGGCTGCTCGAGCTGATCCAGTATCCCATGATTTGAAAGCGGATAGAGGTACGAAGCAGCGGAGAGGTCGGCCGGATCTGTCTTCCGCTTAAAGTCCTGAGTGTCGGTCCTGATCCCATAAAGCAAAGCCGTTGCGAGGGTCTTTGAGATATTGATATTTAACTGCTGCAGGTACTTTGTCATGATAGTGGCTGTTGCCCCAAAGTTGGGCCTGATATCGATATACTCAGCCTTTATCTCGGTCTCTCCGGGTGGATGGTGGTCAATTACGATCCCTACATAGGAATTGGGGGGAACCATATTATTAACACCCGGTATTGAACAGTCTATCAGGGCAATTTCGTCAAAGTCCTTCGGATCATGCTCTTCCATCTTGCTGAGGTCAATTCCGAGAAGGTTTACGAAAGCCTTGTTCTCCTGATGCCCTATCCTTCCATGGTAGAGAATATTTGCTTCAACCCCAAGGCTTTTTGCAATTTCCTTCAAAGCAAGCCCGCTGGATATCGCATCCGGGTCAGGGTTGTCGTGGATTACGATAGCAAGCTTTTTGTCTCTAATCCCTTTAAGCCATCTGGCAAGCCTGTTGCCCCTGTGGACTGATTCGGCTCTCTCGAGAGAGCGGGAAAGGGAACTTGCAACAAGTTTCGAAGGCATAAAGACATAATCAGACCCGAGATCTTCCATCTTTTCTTTATTGATTATATCCGAAGCGCGGGAAAAGATCTGGATATCCGGGTTTACTACTTTCTTAAAGTTTTCAATTCCTTTCCTGTTAGCCTCGTTGTTAGAGCTCAAAAAGAGTATTGCGACAACATTTTTAAGATCAATATTATTAACGAGCTCAGGGTCAGAGATATCTCCTAAAATGGTTTCAAAGCCTTCCTCTCTGAGAGTCTCAACCTTAGCTTCATCTTTATCCACAATAATTACAAGCTTATTGCTTTCCCTGAGCTCTTTTGCAAGCGCAAAACCAATACTACCGCTTCCCAGGATAAGATACCTGGGTTTAACTGTACTCTTAAGGCTGCTATCCGCATCTTTTGAAGAACTAGACAAAAGTCATCCTCCTGCTCTCATGTAAGTCCAGACACGTGCAAAGGAAAGCAAACATTTGATCAGATTCCTGCCTGCTTACAATTTTTTTACTTTTCTCTCTATTCGATCTCAATAAAGAAATAAGGAAAAACATTACATTGTTAGACATAAGGCTATTTAAAATTATTTAAGTACCGAATCCGATTTATTAAGAAATTTTATAATTTGTATATTCGCTTTCGTTTTTACAACTTGAGTGCTGAATACTGACGTTTTTTTGAAATTTCTGACTGCAGTTATCTAACCTTAGTTATTAATTATTCTTATTGGTTATCTAACCTTAGTTATTAGTTATTCTTACTATACATTTGTTACCCTTACTGAGGTCATACCTGTGAGGGATAATTTTCCTTGTGGAAAACTGACTTCATATCTCAGAGCATAAGCCGGTCTCACGGCACAAACTGCTTCTGGAAGGTCAATCCACTTTTATCGGTATTGTGAATATCGGTATTATGCTATATTAGAGTACAGCCTATTATATAGTAGATAACAACAGATAAGCTTACCTCTGTATAAAATATTTAATTACAAGAGCAGTAAGTAGATAAAATGGCAAGTAAATTCAGGCTGGATACCGAAGAAATGGGAAAAAAGTCTGGAGAAACACAGAAGCGCCTGAAGAAGCGTTCTAGTTTCGGTAAACTGAGTCAAACCGAAAATCAAATTCCATAAGTAATAGAAAGAAAGACCTGCAGGCAAAGAGTATGAGATATATCAGTTCCTCAAGGATGAAGGCAATAGATACAAACTGTGCATATCTGGGTATGTCCCCGCTTCAGTTAATGGAAAATGCAGGAGCAGCTATTGCACAGAGTGTAAAGGAAAGGCTTGGTAGCGGAAAAGTACTGTTTGTGGCAGGCAGAGGCAATAATGGGGGTGATGCTTTTGTTGCTGCCAGGCACCTTGCAGGCACTCCCGGATACATCGTAAGGGTTATACTGCTTGGAAAAGACCGGGATATAGGAACTGAAGAGGCTCTTCATAATTTCTCTCTGCTTAGGTTCAGCAGGGTGCAGACACTTGAAATAAGAGATTCAAGCCAGCTTACAGCTTCAGAATGGTTTTCAGAAGCAGACCTGCTTGTGGATGCCATTTTCGGCACAGGGGTTAAGGGGAAAATAAGAGAACCCGAATCAACTGCAATCGACCTGATAAATAAAGAAGGAAAAGCCGGAAAAACCGTAATTGCAGTAGATATTCCATCCGGGCTTGACCCTGATGGGGGAGAGTTTGAAAAAACCGTAGATGCCGACCTTACCGTAACTTTTCACCGCATGAAAGCAGGGCTTCTGACAGAACAGGCAAAAGAGCATACAGGTACGGTAAAAGTTACAGAAATCGGAGTCTGCGCGGATGCGGAACATTATGTGGGTCCGGGTGACCTACAGATGCTTCAAAAGAGGAAGCCTGAGGCACATAAAGGAAAAGCCGGAAGGATCCTTGTTATAGGTGGAGGTCCTTATTCCGGAGCTCCTGCACTTGCAGCACTTGCCGCCCTGAAGGCAGGGGCAGATCTCGTAACAGCAGCAGTCCCGGAATCTGTATCCAGGATTGTAGCATCCTATTCCCCCGACCTTATTGTCAGGAAACTTTCTTCAAACATACTCTGCCCTGAAGATCTGTCCATCCTCCCTGACCTCATAAACTCTCATGATGTGGTTGTGATGGGGATGGGGCTTGGAAGAGCAACAGAGACACTTGAAGCTGTCAGGAAGGTACTGCCCTTTTGCAGAAAAGTGGTCCTTGATGCCGATGCCCTTTCAGCCCTTTCAGGCACTCTATTTGAGACTCTTGCAGGAAATTGCGAAATCATAGTTACGCCACATGCAGGAGAATTTGCGCGCCTGAGGAATATGGAAACTCCCGAGATCCATGAAGCCCGTGAGAAAGCTGTCAGAGAGTTTTCCGAGGAAAAGGGCGTGATAACACTTCTGAAGGGAAAAATAGACATAATATCTGACGGAAAACAGACACTTCTGAACAGAACAGGAAACCCGGGCATGACTGTAGGAGGTACTGGAGACGTTCTGGCAGGCATTACAGGATCTTTATTTTCACGAAATCCGGCATTTCTTGCTGCCGTCTGTGCAGCCTTTATCAATGGGGCAGCCGGAGATCTTGCGTTTGAAAAAGCAGGAAATGCACTGCTTGCAACTGACGTGCTTGAAAAGATCCCTGAAATAATCAAAGAGGCAGGAATAGGATAAAAGAATTAGAATACAAAGCTGCTCTAAAAAGCACACATGATACAGAAATAATGTTCAGATAAAATAATGTTCAGATAATGCTCGGACAATACTCAAATAATACTCAAACATAACCATATTGTACTCAAATAATAATTGTTCATTACCTGGATGGGGGTAGAAAAATATGGTACACGACTTTGAGAGAAAAATAGATGTGGAAATCGAAAGGACAAGAATAAGAATTACAATTTTCCATGGGGAAGATGAAGAAGTTATAAAACTCAATCTTGAAGAAGCCGAGGAACTTGCAGAAAAACTTGAGCAGACGATTGAGGACTACTCACAGAGAAAACAAATCCGGATTGACTGAATAGAAAAATTGAAATCGGAAACTGCTG
The genomic region above belongs to Methanosarcina horonobensis HB-1 = JCM 15518 and contains:
- a CDS encoding oligosaccharyl transferase, archaeosortase A system-associated, with translation MEKSEKIEKDKNAQSTFSKNIFVLGAILLASFIMRMLSYASLTADGGITFTGYDEFYHMRRILYTTFNFPHFLNFDTYINYPYGFEVGWPPFFDLLGALLALVLGGGQPDTHTVEFAGAILPVLLGILTIIPVYVIAASVFDRRTALVGAFAFAVLPAHVYVSRFGTVDHHVAEVFLSTVAYAFFILALKLAGESKLSLSSLKNVSSDKKLISPLVLSAVSGLFFSLLIFTWVGAPAFVSFIVLYALVQTTLDIKAGKESDYLFICSAATLFATLLFTIPLSAGAVRQGLEMSAMYLSWFQVVYVLIMLAGIFLLWGFSAFVSKKGMDWKYYPGVLIFISISGILFLRMFSAEYYAFIVEGLRFFSGKGEYISTIAEAVPLFLTGQGKLTFSAVLGSFGPSFLVALAGFFLLILESKSEKSKPECIFFLVWTLFYAYLALSQRRFTYLFAVNVSILTAYTLMILLDSLDFEKEVRKLVKPGKKTEKNSESIPQTGKKVSLKTRSKSKIRQGTESKGKTAEPDYFKLVSGVALIGFVFVSSIWIGVAFAKDATSIGPEWQDSLEWLEASTPETSYYLEPSETPEYGVLSWWDYGNWIVYVGKRPAVSNNFQTGVEDSANFFLTDSEEEAKTIIEKLNIKYIITDTLMAEGKFSAITEIAGKNISDYYEIGTVKENTGLRTVVTPKKAFLHTQIYKLHKLDGTSLGNFRLVHESAMNTTENESGKENTVKVFEYVKGATFSGTVNPNETVMATLELRSNTGRTFVYQKGDVADEKGLFEITVPYSTESTGNGVHATSDYSLTAGENSTLTEVQVTENDILNGSRIELNIPD
- a CDS encoding DHH family phosphoesterase, with translation MSSSSKDADSSLKSTVKPRYLILGSGSIGFALAKELRESNKLVIIVDKDEAKVETLREEGFETILGDISDPELVNNIDLKNVVAILFLSSNNEANRKGIENFKKVVNPDIQIFSRASDIINKEKMEDLGSDYVFMPSKLVASSLSRSLERAESVHRGNRLARWLKGIRDKKLAIVIHDNPDPDAISSGLALKEIAKSLGVEANILYHGRIGHQENKAFVNLLGIDLSKMEEHDPKDFDEIALIDCSIPGVNNMVPPNSYVGIVIDHHPPGETEIKAEYIDIRPNFGATATIMTKYLQQLNINISKTLATALLYGIRTDTQDFKRKTDPADLSAASYLYPLSNHGILDQLEQPSMAIETLEVLGEAIRNRQVLGSYLLSNVGNIRDRDTLPQAADYLLSLEGISTTVVFGVTEDRIYISGRSTDIRVNLGEIMRQAFGEDAGGHANAAGAQIPLGVFSATKDRQTLLRLVNEAVVKRFLSAVGVESTAE
- a CDS encoding bifunctional ADP-dependent NAD(P)H-hydrate dehydratase/NAD(P)H-hydrate epimerase: MRYISSSRMKAIDTNCAYLGMSPLQLMENAGAAIAQSVKERLGSGKVLFVAGRGNNGGDAFVAARHLAGTPGYIVRVILLGKDRDIGTEEALHNFSLLRFSRVQTLEIRDSSQLTASEWFSEADLLVDAIFGTGVKGKIREPESTAIDLINKEGKAGKTVIAVDIPSGLDPDGGEFEKTVDADLTVTFHRMKAGLLTEQAKEHTGTVKVTEIGVCADAEHYVGPGDLQMLQKRKPEAHKGKAGRILVIGGGPYSGAPALAALAALKAGADLVTAAVPESVSRIVASYSPDLIVRKLSSNILCPEDLSILPDLINSHDVVVMGMGLGRATETLEAVRKVLPFCRKVVLDADALSALSGTLFETLAGNCEIIVTPHAGEFARLRNMETPEIHEAREKAVREFSEEKGVITLLKGKIDIISDGKQTLLNRTGNPGMTVGGTGDVLAGITGSLFSRNPAFLAAVCAAFINGAAGDLAFEKAGNALLATDVLEKIPEIIKEAGIG